The Malus domestica chromosome 10, GDT2T_hap1 genome contains a region encoding:
- the LOC103445803 gene encoding uncharacterized protein At4g15545, producing MSQGSGTVVVVGGGGGGDGGLEFQLPDEILSVIPSDPYDQLDLARKITSMAIASRVSKLESEMGKMRQKLQDKDRVVFELEERVSRLQHANHEAESRLRIALDENLKVSKERDSLALTTKKLSRDLAKLETFKRQLMQSLNDDNGSPAETVDIGTVPKAYPEKDEETNVYTGQYSSSGSTDKGATDEALKNSGQGFSLTPYITPRLTPTGTPKIISTSGSPRGYSAISSPQQSSGATSPQKPAYKERSSFSSWYSSSQQSSAANSPPRGRSHSGRTPRIDGKEFFRQARSRLSYEQFSAFLANIKELNAHKQTREETLRKAEEIFGTDNKDLYLSFQGLLNRNIH from the exons ATGTCGCAGGGCAGTGGAACCGTTGTCGTCGTCGGCGGTGGTGGTGGGGGTGACGGGGGGCTGGAGTTTCAGCTGCCGGACGAGATCTTATCGGTTATACCGAGCGACCCGTACGACCAGCTGGATCTGGCGCGGaagattacgtccatggccatAGCGTCTAGGGTTTCGAAGCTGGAGTCTGAGATGGGGAAAATGAGGCAGAAGCTCCAGGACAAAGATAGGGTTGTGTTTGAGCTGGAGGAAAGGGTTTCCCGCCTCCAGCACGCCAACCACGAGGCTGAGTCTCGCCTGAGAATTGCCCTGGATGAGAAT TTGAAGGTTTCCAAGGAACGAGATTCATTGGCATTGACTACAAAAAAGCTCAGCCGTGATTTAGCAAAG TTGGAGACATTTAAGAGACAACTAATGCAGTCACTGAATGATGATAACGGATCC CCAGCTGAAACTGTTGATATTGGCACAGTTCCTAAGGCATATCCTGAAAAGG ATGAGGAGACAAATGTCTACACTGGACAATATTCCTCAAGTGGTTCCACAGATAAGGGAGCAACTGATGAAG CCTTGAAGAATTCTGGTCAAGGATTTTCTCTGACTCCATATATCACTCCGCGGCTTACTCCAACTGGAACTCCAAAGATTATTTCCACAAGTGGGTCACCTAGAGGGTATTCTGCCATTTCTTCTCCTCAGCAATCCTCTGGTGCCACATCTCCCCAAAAACCCGCCTATAAAGAACGGAGTTCATTTTCTTCATGGTACTCGTCAAGCCAGCAGTCATCAGCAGCAAACTCTCCACCTCGTGGACGTTCACATTCAG GGCGTACTCCTAGAATTGACGGAAAAGAGTTCTTTCGTCAAGCCAG GAGCCGTCTATCATATGAGCAGTTCAGTGCATTTCTGGCTAACATCAAGGAACTAAATGCTCATAAGCAAACCAGAGAG GAAACTTTAAGGAAAGCAGAAGAAATATTCGGGACTGATAACAAAGATCTTTATTTATCATTCCAAGGACTGCTTAACCGCAATATACACTAG
- the LOC103445845 gene encoding peptidyl-prolyl cis-trans isomerase CYP59-like isoform X2 has product MSVLIVTSLGEIVVDLHTDKCPLTCKNFLKLCKIKYYNGCLFHTVQKDFTAQTGDPTGTGSGGDSVYKFLYGDQARFFNDEIHLDLKHSKTGTVAMASAGENLNASQFYLTLRDDLDYLDGKHTIFGEIAEGFETLTRINEAYVDENNRPFKNIRIKHTYILDDPFDDPSQLAELIPDASPEGKPRDEVDDNVRLEDDWVPLDEQLGPLELEERLRAKDAHSSAVVLESIGDIPDVEIKPPDNVLFVCKLNPVTEDEDLHTIFSRFGTVQAADIIRDFKTGDSLCYAFIEFETREACEQAYFKMDNALIDDRRIHVDFSQSVAKLWSQYRRKDQKGKGKGCFKCGALDHIAKDCTGDPANTQQPQKYILKDDNGQRGGGKNSSYDMVFDGDTPETPRQEKRSQGHNNDHGVEKQRMNRRSSKEPRHRDRENKDSSYRDRHSDRSRGYREDSSQDGKANQSSGSRSGRDHPEDGRDRDRRKDRQRDTDDKTDQRESRKRDADDGIYADRRGDKDYRRSTDSDRENHKERQRNIDNKVDQRESGKRYADDGERGDINYRKRSADSDRLAGRSSDSGDYRKSSVERRDETEYKKRYVDGERRDKRDDPVHKKRSADVDAHRGTREKEHRRR; this is encoded by the exons ATGTCAGTGCTTATAGTGACAAGCTTAGGAGAGATAGTTGTGGATTTGCATACAGACAAGTGCCCTCTGACTTGTAAAAACTTCTTGAAGCTCTGCAA GATAAAGTATTATAATGGGTGTCTTTTTCACACGGTTCAGAAGGATTTTACTGCACAGACTGGTGACCCAACCGGAACGGGTTCTGGTGGCGATTCCGTCTACAA ATTTTTATATGGTGATCAGGCGCGCTTTTTCAACGATGAGATTCATCTTGATTTGAAGCATTCTAAGACAGGCACGGTTGCAATGGCTAGTGCGGGAGAGAATCTCAATGCTTCTCAG ttctACTTGACATTGCGTGATGATCTAGACTATCTTGATGGAAAGCACACA ATTTTTGGTGAGATAGCAGAGGGGTTTGAGACATTGACAAGGATCAATGAGGCTTATGTGGATGAGAACAACAGACCCTTTAAGAATATCCG AATCAAACATACTTACATATTGGATGATCCTTTTGATGATCCTTCACAACTAGCTGAGTTAATTCCCGATGCCTCCCCTGAAGGAAAACCAAGGGATGAG GTTGATGATAATGTGCGGCTTGAAGATGACTGGGTTCCTCTGGATGAACAACTAGGTCCACTAGAACTTGAAGAGCGTCTTCGTGCCAAAGACGCACATTCCAGTGCGGTTGTACTTGAGAGT ATTGGGGATATTCCTGATGTTGAGATAAAACCTCCCGACAATGTGCTATTTGTTTGTAAATTGAATCCAGTCACTGAA GATGAGGACTTGCACACAATTTTTTCACGTTTTGGAACTGTTCAAGC GGCTGATATAATCCGTGATTTCAAGACTGGAGATAGCTTATGCTATGCATTCATAG AATTTGAGACCAGAGAAGCATGCGAACAAGCATATTTTAAG ATGGATAATGCTTTGATTGATGACCGGAGAATACACGTGGATTTTAGTCAAAGTGTTGCAAAACTGTGGTCCCAGTACAGGCGCAAAGATCAAAAGGGCAAAG GCAAAGGGTGCTTCAAATGTGGTGCACTTGATCACATTGCCAAGGATTGCACTGGTGATCCTGCCAACACACAGCAACCTCAAAAGTACATATTGAAGGATGATAATGGACAGCGTGGTGGCGGCAAGAACTCTAG TTATGATATGGTATTTGATGGAGACACTCCGGAAACTCCAAGGCAAGAAAAGAGAAGTCAAGGTCACAATAATGACCACGGAGTTGAGAAACAAAGGATGAATAGGCGGAGTTCCAAGGAACCAAGGCATAGGGATCGAGAAAACAAAGACTCAAGTTATAGGGATAGGCACAGTGACAGAAGTAGAGGGTACAGAGAGGATTCAAGTCAAGACGGTAAAGCAAATCAATCCAGTGGAAGCAGAAGTGGTCGAGATCATCCTGAAGACGGAAGGGATAGAGATAGGCGTAAGGACAGACAAAGAGACACAGATGACAAGACAGATCAGCGTGAGAGCAGAAAGAGAGATGCAGATGATGGTATCTATGCAGACAGGAGGGGTGACAAAGACTATAGGAGGAGTACAGACAGTGATAGAGAGAATCACAAGGAGAGGCAGAGAAACATAGATAATAAGGTCGATCAGCGGGAGAGTGGAAAGAGATATGCAGATGATGGTGAGAGGGGTGACATAAATTACAGAAAGAGGAGTGCAGACAGTGATAGACTAGCGGGACGGA